Genomic DNA from Terriglobales bacterium:
GAAGCTGCTGGCGTCGCTCGTGTATCCCGCGCTGCTCACCACGCTGGTGGTCGCCATGCTCATCTTCCTGATCACCTACGTGGTGCCGCAGTTCGCGCAACTCTACAAACAGCTCGACGCCGAGCTTCCGCCCCTCACCGTCTTCATGCTGAACGTGGGCGTGACCCTGCGGAACTACTTTCCGTTGATCATCGCGGGCCTCGCGCTGCTTGCCTTCGTCGTTTGGCGGTGGCAGCGCACCAGTTCCGGCGCCGCCGCAGTGGACCGCCTCCGCCTGAGCATCCCCGTGCTGGGCGACATTTGGCTGAAGTACCAGATCGCCATCTTCTCCCGCATGATGGCCACGTTGCTCTCCGGCGGCCTGCCGCTGGTTCCGGCGCTGGAAACCGCCGGCAGCTCCATGAACAGCCGCCTGCTCTCCGACGCCATCGTTCACGCCGGCAATCGCGTGCGCGAGGGGCGTTCACTCTCCGCCAGCATGGAAGAGGCGAAACTCTTCCCCGAGCTGGCCGTCGAAATGACCGAGGTGGGCGAATCCACCGGCGCGCTGCCGGCCATGCTCACCTCCGCCGCAGAGTTCTATGAAGAGGACGTGCAGACGGCGCTCTCCGCCGCCATGTCGCTCATCGAACCGGTGATCCTGGTTTTCATGGGCGCCGTCGTTGGCTTTGTCCTGTTGTCGCTCTATATGCCAATCTTCTCGCTGGGGGCCGGAATTGGCAGACACTAGGAAAGCAGGTTTCAGGTTTCGCGTTTCGAGGTTTCACGTTCTTCCTTCGTGCCCTTCGTGCAAGCTTCGTGACCTTCGTGGTCAGCTATTGGTTTTGGCTTTCGTGAAACGTGAAACGGGAAACTGGGTTTTTTGATGGCAGAAAAGAAATCACTCTTCGTCAACGGCGGCGGCAACGGCGCCCGCCTCACGGTCCAGGACCTGGCTGACCAGGAGGTCCGCGCCCGCGACCTGGCGCGCCGCTACCGCTCCGAGTTCGTCGACCTC
This window encodes:
- a CDS encoding type II secretion system F family protein gives rise to the protein MAEFLVKVADERGHVLEQVESAQTESEVRDRFAQKGYLVYSVRSRGLLTSGDLGLRRRRIKLEPFVIFNEQFVTLIRAGLPIVTALDLLIRRQRNAGFKALLDDVRARVRAGALLSEAFEAQPGIPRIYTTTLLAGEKSGNLEEVLKRYIAFQRLAVTFRKKLLASLVYPALLTTLVVAMLIFLITYVVPQFAQLYKQLDAELPPLTVFMLNVGVTLRNYFPLIIAGLALLAFVVWRWQRTSSGAAAVDRLRLSIPVLGDIWLKYQIAIFSRMMATLLSGGLPLVPALETAGSSMNSRLLSDAIVHAGNRVREGRSLSASMEEAKLFPELAVEMTEVGESTGALPAMLTSAAEFYEEDVQTALSAAMSLIEPVILVFMGAVVGFVLLSLYMPIFSLGAGIGRH